The proteins below come from a single Nocardioides eburneiflavus genomic window:
- a CDS encoding PPA1309 family protein, whose translation MTELPDQPLPEDPALAAAVLEIEAHVAQDGWDQPARLYALVDTATLVAQEPALAAAMSIDGPGDEGSFTPIEQDGLPPGQALEAALHTIAWPDSVTGCAAVIERLVLPPGTDDDIPDDPTAAELFAREHPDRQEVRMVAGATRAGASYCALRLRAHDDEQSVVNGTELVPGLLELLHATLHDPQTRPDENP comes from the coding sequence ATGACCGAGCTGCCCGACCAGCCCCTGCCCGAGGACCCGGCCCTCGCGGCGGCCGTCCTCGAGATCGAGGCGCACGTCGCCCAGGACGGCTGGGACCAGCCGGCGCGCCTCTACGCCCTCGTCGACACCGCGACGCTCGTCGCGCAGGAGCCGGCGCTCGCGGCGGCGATGTCGATCGACGGCCCGGGCGACGAGGGGTCGTTCACGCCGATCGAGCAGGACGGGCTGCCGCCCGGCCAGGCCCTCGAGGCGGCGCTCCACACGATCGCGTGGCCCGACAGCGTGACTGGGTGCGCCGCCGTGATCGAGCGGCTCGTGCTGCCTCCCGGCACCGACGACGACATCCCGGACGACCCGACCGCCGCCGAGCTCTTCGCCCGCGAGCACCCCGACCGGCAGGAGGTGCGGATGGTCGCCGGTGCGACCCGCGCCGGCGCGTCCTACTGCGCCCTGCGCCTGCGCGCCCACGACGACGAGCAGTCCGTGGTCAACGGCACCGAGCTGGTGCCCGGTCTGCTCGAGCTCCTCCACGCGACGTTGCACGACCCCCAGACCCGCCCCGACGAGAACCCCTGA